The genomic window AAAAGATACACACGATAAGGGACAGCATACTCCTGAAACAGGCTGTAGAGAAGGCGAGGGAGGGAGTTCTTATAACCGATGGTGAGGGGAATATCCTTTATGTGAACGACTTCATATGCGAGCTGACGGGCTACAGCAGAGAGGAGCTGATAAGAAAGAACCCGAGGATTTTCAAGTCCGGATACCATCCGAAGGAGTTTTACCAGCACCTATGGGAAACGATACTCTCCGGTAAGGAGTTTAACGCCGTATTCGTAAACAGGAAGAAGAACGGAGAGCTTTTTTACGTTGAGCAGAAGATAGTGCCCGTTGAACTGCCCGGCGGACACAGGAGGTTCGTAGCCCTTTGGAGGGACATAACCAAGGAGACGCTCCTCTCGGAGGAGAACGAGAGACTCAGGTATTACGACATTCTGACCGGACTTTTAAACTTCGGCGGTTTTAAAGTCAACGCTGAAAATCTTATAAGTGAGGGTGTGGGAACATCCGCCCTGCTCCTCATAGACCTTGCCAACTTCTCATACATAAACAAGACCTACGGGAGCGAGGCAGGGGACAGGGTCCTGAAAGAGGTCGGTGAAAGGTTGAGGGCGAGGGTGAAGGAGAGGGACCTTGTAGGAAGGATAGGAGGGGATGAGTTTGGGCTTTTCCTTACAGAGCTAAAGGATGTGAAGGACATTTTTTCCATAATGGAGAGGATAAAAGCTGTTCTGAGGGATGAGATTAAGATTAACGGAGCTTCACTAACCCTAAACTTCCACGGAGGGGTGGCTATATTCCCTCAGGACGGAGAGGACTTCAAAACCCTGATTGAGAACGCCAGCGTAGCTTTAAGATTCTCAAAGGAAGAGGGTATAAACAACATCAAGCTCTTCAACAGGGAGCTTGAAGAGGAAGCAAAGAAGTTCCTTTACAGGGAAAGCCTCTTAGAGAGAGCCTTAAGGGAGAAACTTTTTGTTTTCCACTACCAGCCCTACTTTGATACAAGGAACGGCAGGCTTGCCGGTTTTGAAGCCCTTCTCAGGATAAGGGAGAGGGACGGTACCCTTCACTACCCTGCCGAGTTCATAGACTACCTTGAGAAGTTCCAGCACCTGAGCGGTTATATAGATTGGGCTTTAAAGGAAGTTTCCTTAAAGATAAAGAGCTGGAACGTTCCCATAAGTCTGAACGTCTCTGCCAGAGCCTTCAAAGAACCCTCCTTCCCGGAGAAGGTCCTGAGCCATGCACGGGAATTGTCCCAACCCCTTATCGTTGAGATAACCGAAAGGCTCTACATGGAGGATATGGAGAGGTCAAGGAAGATAATAGGCAGACTGAAAGAGAGCGAAAAGGTCAGGATAGCGATAGACGATTTCGGGACAGGCTACTCCTCCCTGTCCTACATAAAGGATATAAATGCGGACATACTCAAGATAGACATGTCCTTCACGAAGGCTATGGTTGAGGACGAGAAGGCGAGAGCTGTAGTTGAGGCTATAGTCCACCTTGCAAGACTCCTCGGCATGAAGACCCTCGCTGAAGGTGTTGAGACTAAGGAGCAGTATGAACTTGTGAGAGATATGGGCATAGATTACGCTCAGGGCTTTTACCTCGCCAAACCTTTACCCGAGGAGGAAGCCGAGAAACTCCTGTAAAGTAATATCTAATGAAGAAGTTCATATACTCACTGAGCGAGGAAGAACTCGGAGAGCTCCTCGCACGCAAACCCCTCGCCCTTGAAGTTCTTCAGAGGGAAGGGAACACCTTGGTGGTAGCCTCCTATGAACCTTTAGAGGGTCTCTCACCCGAAAGGGTGGAGGAGGTCGGCGAGGACTGGAAGGACTGGAAGAAGGGTTTCGGACCCGTTGATGTGGATGACTTCGTGATAATGCCTCCATGGAAGAAGCCTGTCTTCATAAATCCGGGGATGGCTTTCGGAACGGGGCTACATCCCACAACGAGGCTCTGTATAAAGCTTATGAAAGAGTATATAGGTAAGGGAGATAGCGTTCTTGACGTTGGAACGGGGAGTGGGGTTCTTGGTATAGTCGCCAAGCTTTTGGGTGCAGGCAGGGTAGTGGGTATAGACGTAAGTGAAGATGCGGTCAGGGAGTGTAAAGAGAACGCTAAGCTGAACAAAGTGGACATAGAGTGCAGGCTTGCCACACCTTCCCAAATAATAAATGGGTTTGACCTCATAGTTGCTAACCTTGAACTTCCTATATTCAGGGAGGAACTGGACAAACTCCTTTCGCTCTTCAAAAAGAGTGCTATCTTTTCTGGAATATACAGGGAAGAGGAACTTGATGAGTTTCTACGCATGCTCAGACACAGAGGTGTTAAAGTGGATAAAATATTAGAGGAGCAAGAGTGGTTCTGTGTAGGGGTGGGAGATGCAGGGAATTAAGAAATTTGTAAGGACGGTGGTTTTTGTTGCCCTGCTGGGCATAATCGGTTTTACCCTCTATAATCTATTCTTCTTAAAACCTAAAGTGTATAACCTGCAGCAACTTGAAAAGCTGCCAAAGGAGAAGGTGGTCAATCTTGTGGTATCCCCTCGTGCCTATGTGGATAGGGTAAGCGTGGTTGCGATTCAGGGAAACAAAGAAATCCTGCTCTTTGAGGGAAAGCTTCCTAAAGAGGTGAACGAGGTAACCTTTACCGTTAAACCTGAGAGTTCAGGCTTAAAGGAAGGTGAGGCGAGAGTAGTGGTCAAGTTGAGAAGGTTCTATATCTTTGAGAAGAGCTTTGAGGTCAGAGCTATCGTTGATACGCAACCTCCGAGAATACATATCCTTTACGCTCCCTACACGGTGCTTCAGGGGGGTTCGGGGGGAATAAAGGTAAAGCTGAGTGAGCCTGCCCAGCTGTACGTTGAGGTTGGAGGTAGGAAATTCAAATCTTATAAGGTTAAGGAGGACCTCTACATATCTCTCTTTGGCGTGCCTGTTGACACCTCTCCCAGAGATGTCATAAAGGTTGTTGCCATTGACGAGGTTGGAAATGAGACTGTGATACCTCTCGGGACGGGCATAAAGAGGAATAACTTTCAGAGTTTAAGGATAGAGTTGAGCGGTAAAGAGAAGGTTATGTTGCCAAAATTGGGGACTATACTTGGGGGAAACTATGAGGGCTCAAACTTCGTTGAGCTGTTCAAAAAGGTAAACGAAGAGGTCAGAGCCGAAAATGAAAGGAAAATCGCCGAGGTAGGAGGAAACTCCGCCCCACAGAGGTACTGGAGGGGCAATTTTATTCAGCTTAAGAATAGCAAGGTTATATCAAGGTATGGAGAGAAGAGGACATACACTTACAGGGGTAAACCCATAAGCAGTAGCAGACATATGGGCTATGACCTTGCCTCCGTTAAGAATTCAAGGGTTCCGGCGGCAAACCATGGAGTTGTGGTGTTCGCTGGAGACTTAGGTATATACGGCAATACCGTCATAATAGACCACGGATACGGACTGATGAGCCTTTACGCCCATTTGGCTGACTTTAGAGTCAGTAAGGGGGATATGGTTAAGAAGGGACAGGTGATAGGCTATACGGATATGACAGGACTTGCCTTCGGAGATCACCTTCACTTCGGTATACTCATAGACGGCTATGAGGTTACCCCCTTAGAGTGGTGGGACAGCAAGTGGATACGGACAAGGATTGAACCTGTATTCTCATACTAAGTGGCACAGGTTGTTGAGATATATGAGCCTGAAGCCCTCTCCATCAAATTCCAGAAGGCTTACTCCGGTGTTGTCCATGTGGACACTCCACAGGTTTTCAAGCCCAAGGCCAAGGGAAAGACAGACTATACCGTGTAAAGTTCCGCCGTGACCTACAACCACGAGGTTGTCTTCCTCCCTCTTCTTCAGGTCTTCTAAAAAGCTGAGGATTCTCTTCTCAAAGTTCTCCATGGGTTCTTGAGTTGGAAGGGGATTCCTGACAGGGTTTTTGAGCCAGCCCAGCATCATCTCTCTCTCCTGGTCAAAGAGTTCCCAGAAGTTTCTCCCCTCCAGAAAACCGAAGGACATCTCCCGTATCCTCTCATCTATCTCCGGCTCAAGTCCGAGAACGTCCCCTATCGTCAGGGCTGTTTTGTATGCCCTCCTCTGGGGAGAACTTATAAGTGCCTGTATACCTTCTTTTGACAGAAACATAGCTACCATCCTCGCCTGGACAAAACCAAGGGGTGTCAGGTCGCTGTCCAGTCTGCCTTGAAATATACCCTTCTCGTTGAACTCACTCTGGGCGTGCCTTACGAGGTAAATTCTCTTCATATCTGCTCAAAGAGAACGTCTAAAATCTGTGCCTGTATATCAACTTCCCAGTTTTGGTAATGCTCATCCTTGTTAACTATGAGAATTATTCCCAAGCTCTCAAGGTAAAGCACCATCTTAGCAAGGTTTACCAAACCGCACTCCCTTGCAGACTTCAAGTCTCTGAGCTTAACCCTCGGTATAGGTTTCTCTGAGTCACGAAAAAGCTCCAAAAGCTCCTGCTTCAGGTTATAGTAAAGCGTTTCAAAATCACAGGACATACGGACCTCCTCTAAATATATTTTTTAACCACCTGGGCATCACTGAAGGGATATTTTATCCCCTTAACTTCCTGATAGTCTTCGTGCCCCTTTCCGAGTATGGCTACTATGTCACCCTTGTCTGCTAGCTCTACGGCTCTCTTTATGGCTTTTTCCCTATCCGGTTCAACGATAACCTTTTCATAGTTTCTTATACCCTTCAGGATATCCTTTATTATCATCTCTGGTTCTTCATCTCTGGGGTTGTCGGAGGTGACCACAACTATATCACTCAATCTGTCGGCTACCTCACCCATGAGAGGGCGCTTTGTCCTGTCCCTGTTCCCTCCAGCACCGAACACCGTTATGACCTTATTTAACGCCAGGTTCCTTATCGTTTTCAGGACATTCTCAATAGCGTCCGGTGTGTGGGCGTAATCCACAACGGCTATAAAACCTCTATCAGAGCGGTAAACCTCAAATCTTCCTGGAACATTCACCCCCTGAAGCGCTCTCTGGATAATGCCCGGCTCTATACCTGTCTTTAAGGCGTACCCTATCGCAGCCGATAAATTGTACGCCTGGAAACCGCCTATCAGGTTTGTGGAGAATTTATAATTCTTCCCCTCAAAGGACAGCTCCAGTACGGAACCTTCAAAATCCGTTCTGAAAGAGCTTATTCTCAGAATCCCTTCCCTGCCGTAGGTTATGATATTCCCCTTTATCTCCTCAGCGAGTCTTCTCCCGTAAGTGTCGTCCAGGTTTATAACCGCAAACCCGTAGCTGTATAAATCAAAGAGTTTCTTCTTTGCTCTGTAGTAGCTTTCCATATCTCCATGGTAATCAAGGTGGTCTTGGGTAAGGTTGGTAAACACAACAGCTTCAAACTTGGTTCCCCATACCCTGTGTTGGTCAAGGGCGTGGGAAGACACCTCAGCCACAACGTGGGTAGCTCCGTTATCAAACATCTCTTTGAGAGTTCTGTGCCAGGTTACAGGGTCCGGCGTGGTTCTGCCTGAGCCAAAGACTCTACTCCCCAGTCTGTACTGGATAGTTCCCATAAGCCCGGTCTTATAACCCGACTCTACAAGAATTCTTTCAATTAGGTAGGTGGTGGTTGTCTTGCCGTTGGTTCCTGTTACTCCTATTACCTTGAGCTTTTCTGAGGGTTTACCATAAAACAGGCTGGCAAACTCAGCGAGAGCCTTACGTGAGTCTTCAACCTTTATTATCCTAGGGTCTTTAAAGCCCGGCTCCCTTTCAACCACAACTGCGAGTGCCTTCTTCTGGAGGGCTTCTCTTACGAAATCATGCCCGTCAAACCTCGTCCCCCTTACAGCGAAGAACACAAATCCCTCTTTAACCTCTCTGGAATCTGAGCTTACACCCTTAACCCTTGGTAGGAGACTCTTGAGTTCTTCCGATAATTCCATGTGAGATTAATATTAAATCTACTCAAGTCTGTAAACAATAGGCAATACCACGAAGACTTTTCTCTCCGGCTTTGGGAACTCCTTAGCCGCCAGCCTAACAGCCCTAAGGGCATTACTGTCCAGAATTTCAAAACCTGAGCTCTTCTCCACCAGGAGTTCTTCAATCTCACCCTCAGGCGTAAAAAGGAACCTGACCAGCACCGTTCCCTCCCATCCCATCCTGCGAGCTATGGGGGGATAGACCAAGTAACTCCTCACAACCTCCCTTATCAGGGACAGGTTCTCCTTAACGAAACTCTCTCCGTAGTCCCTTTCACTGGCTTTTGGTGAAGGTTCTTCTACAGGCTTTTCGGCAGGCTTGTTATCCGTATCTTGAGTGAGAACCTCCTGAATTTTATCCTCCTGCACCGTCTCCTTCTTACCTTCATCTTGGTTGGTGAGCTTAGAGTTTTTCATCGTGACATCGGTTTCTGGGGTTGCCTCCTTTGGTACCGGAGATTTAAGAGCACTCTTTTCTACTCTAGTAGGTTTCGCTACAACCACCCGCTTTGGGGTTTTCTTCTTCCTTTTGGGGGTCTTCTTTTTTACAGCCCTCACCCGAGTATTTTGGGGTACGCTTGGTGGTTTTTCCCTTTCAACTTTCAGGTTGTTAAGGCTTACCGATATCGTATTTCTTTCCTCGTACTTTGGCTCCGGGACGAAAGAGAGGAAGGCAAAAATCACAAAGCTGTGCAGTATCACGGATAGCAGAAAGGCAACTTTAAATCTCATCCTTCTTCACCAGCATGTTTATCTTCCTGAATCCCAGCCTGTTCAGAATGTCCATGACGCTCACAAGATTCTGAATTCTTGCTTCCCTGTCAGCCCTTATGTTGACTCCTATCTCCCTGTCAAGGGACTTCAACTCCTCCTTCAACTGGGCAAGGTGCACTTCTTTCTCCTCAAGGAACAGCTTCCCGTTTTCTTTTATGGTTATGTTTATTGCACCGTGGGTTTTTCCGGTTTCCCCGCTCTGGGCGGAAGGAAGGTTCACTGGTATCTCACCTTGGACTATAAAGGTGGCTGTAGTTAAGACTATGGTCAGGAGAACAAGCATTATATCTACGAGAGGTATAACGTTGATGTAATCAAACTCTCTCTCTTCCATTCTCCGCCTCCCATAGGGCTAAAAGAACCTTCACCTTCCTCAAGAGGAGGTTGTAGAAAACCACCGAAGGAATCGCAACTAAAAGACCCACGGCGGTGGCTTTAAGGGCTAAGGCAAGACCAACCATTATCTCCTTCGTATTTACAAAGCCCTGAGAACCAATTGTGTAGAAGGTGAGCATTATCCCTAAAACCGTTCCCAAAAGCCCCACGTAAGGTGCGTTGGAACCTACTGTGGCTATTATGTGAAGACTCTTTGTAAGGGCTACTTCAAGCTCCTGTTTTGTCCTAAACTCCTTTATCCGAACACTTCTGAGGAACAGCCACCTCTCAATGGCTATCGCCACGGAGACAACGCTCATAAAAACCAGAACCCCTATTATCCCGTAGTCCACCAGCTCCTTTATTCCTTCCATATTGTTAATTTTATGATAAATTTCACGTTAAATTAATGTTATAATCAACACAAATTTAACAGGAGGTCTGAGGTGAAAAAACTTCCTCCCGAGGCTCGTCCCTCCTCCCCCCTCCCCAGCGGAGGGGTTTCTTTCAGGTGCTATCTGATTCCTCTGCTAGTGGTACTCCTGATCGCTTATATGAGCTCCTGTTCTAAAAAGGAAGAGTTCAACGGTGTTCTCTATGACAAACCTGCGGAGAACTTCTGTCTTACAGGTTGGAGTGGCTCAGAGAAGGAGCTATGTCTTGGAGACTTTAAAGGTAAGGTGATCCTTCTATTTTTTGGTTACACTCGCTGTCCCGATGTATGCCCCCAGTCCCTTCAGGTGTTAAGCGAAGCCTTCAACGAGCTAACGCCTGAGGAAAGGAAGATGGTCAGGGTCATCTTTGTTAGTCTTGACTCTGAAAGGGATACACCCGAATACACCCAGAGATATGTTGAGTTCTTCAACGAAAACTTTATAGGACTTGCGGGAAGCCGAGAAGAACTCAGGAGGATTTCAAAGAGTTACAAGATATTCTTCAAGAAGGTGGATATTACGCCTCACGGCGGTTACCTCATAGACCATACAGCC from Hydrogenivirga caldilitoris includes these protein-coding regions:
- a CDS encoding bifunctional diguanylate cyclase/phosphodiesterase, with product MGKGTLNFLAGVYVHENERERELVEKIKEEFERALGKRINLLIPKSYREELTLHETEDIDLYYANSLMAFKQFREGYVPFRVRGKETEVFALAGRLKEDFVVVSAPYLEGYLVTLFLIKELDLLRPEIIYTELEEEAYREVLEGTADLCLIHRESYELFRRKHGEIPLLKEIETSLSNYLTVKGELYREEEEKLSGLGTCVKLEPEEFKRALSFGFSMEELAKLKLFFDVSKALYQNEYTGTVIYRDRILYASKNVEKITGYSLRELQEMSILDFIEESDEVKRAMLRTIEERKRGGYFLKLYPTLKIRTRRGEARYIRVFSKTVIYNYQHCGMLIFHEITPEVMRQKVYRALRNINKAITTVLTQKELYQTVCETLVREFDIKFAWIGRVDEEGNLEELHSCGEGLDYLKHVNFSKAALLSSNYPTCVAYREGRVVINPSTEENPSAETYREEMLKRGFLSSAAIPIKLKDRVVAVLNVYASVPNFFAEDVRDLLEEIQRDLSFALEKIHTIRDSILLKQAVEKAREGVLITDGEGNILYVNDFICELTGYSREELIRKNPRIFKSGYHPKEFYQHLWETILSGKEFNAVFVNRKKNGELFYVEQKIVPVELPGGHRRFVALWRDITKETLLSEENERLRYYDILTGLLNFGGFKVNAENLISEGVGTSALLLIDLANFSYINKTYGSEAGDRVLKEVGERLRARVKERDLVGRIGGDEFGLFLTELKDVKDIFSIMERIKAVLRDEIKINGASLTLNFHGGVAIFPQDGEDFKTLIENASVALRFSKEEGINNIKLFNRELEEEAKKFLYRESLLERALREKLFVFHYQPYFDTRNGRLAGFEALLRIRERDGTLHYPAEFIDYLEKFQHLSGYIDWALKEVSLKIKSWNVPISLNVSARAFKEPSFPEKVLSHARELSQPLIVEITERLYMEDMERSRKIIGRLKESEKVRIAIDDFGTGYSSLSYIKDINADILKIDMSFTKAMVEDEKARAVVEAIVHLARLLGMKTLAEGVETKEQYELVRDMGIDYAQGFYLAKPLPEEEAEKLL
- a CDS encoding 50S ribosomal protein L11 methyltransferase; translated protein: MKKFIYSLSEEELGELLARKPLALEVLQREGNTLVVASYEPLEGLSPERVEEVGEDWKDWKKGFGPVDVDDFVIMPPWKKPVFINPGMAFGTGLHPTTRLCIKLMKEYIGKGDSVLDVGTGSGVLGIVAKLLGAGRVVGIDVSEDAVRECKENAKLNKVDIECRLATPSQIINGFDLIVANLELPIFREELDKLLSLFKKSAIFSGIYREEELDEFLRMLRHRGVKVDKILEEQEWFCVGVGDAGN
- a CDS encoding M23 family metallopeptidase, with amino-acid sequence MQGIKKFVRTVVFVALLGIIGFTLYNLFFLKPKVYNLQQLEKLPKEKVVNLVVSPRAYVDRVSVVAIQGNKEILLFEGKLPKEVNEVTFTVKPESSGLKEGEARVVVKLRRFYIFEKSFEVRAIVDTQPPRIHILYAPYTVLQGGSGGIKVKLSEPAQLYVEVGGRKFKSYKVKEDLYISLFGVPVDTSPRDVIKVVAIDEVGNETVIPLGTGIKRNNFQSLRIELSGKEKVMLPKLGTILGGNYEGSNFVELFKKVNEEVRAENERKIAEVGGNSAPQRYWRGNFIQLKNSKVISRYGEKRTYTYRGKPISSSRHMGYDLASVKNSRVPAANHGVVVFAGDLGIYGNTVIIDHGYGLMSLYAHLADFRVSKGDMVKKGQVIGYTDMTGLAFGDHLHFGILIDGYEVTPLEWWDSKWIRTRIEPVFSY
- a CDS encoding histidine phosphatase family protein, with the protein product MKRIYLVRHAQSEFNEKGIFQGRLDSDLTPLGFVQARMVAMFLSKEGIQALISSPQRRAYKTALTIGDVLGLEPEIDERIREMSFGFLEGRNFWELFDQEREMMLGWLKNPVRNPLPTQEPMENFEKRILSFLEDLKKREEDNLVVVGHGGTLHGIVCLSLGLGLENLWSVHMDNTGVSLLEFDGEGFRLIYLNNLCHLV
- a CDS encoding UDP-N-acetylmuramoyl-L-alanyl-D-glutamate--2,6-diaminopimelate ligase; the protein is MELSEELKSLLPRVKGVSSDSREVKEGFVFFAVRGTRFDGHDFVREALQKKALAVVVEREPGFKDPRIIKVEDSRKALAEFASLFYGKPSEKLKVIGVTGTNGKTTTTYLIERILVESGYKTGLMGTIQYRLGSRVFGSGRTTPDPVTWHRTLKEMFDNGATHVVAEVSSHALDQHRVWGTKFEAVVFTNLTQDHLDYHGDMESYYRAKKKLFDLYSYGFAVINLDDTYGRRLAEEIKGNIITYGREGILRISSFRTDFEGSVLELSFEGKNYKFSTNLIGGFQAYNLSAAIGYALKTGIEPGIIQRALQGVNVPGRFEVYRSDRGFIAVVDYAHTPDAIENVLKTIRNLALNKVITVFGAGGNRDRTKRPLMGEVADRLSDIVVVTSDNPRDEEPEMIIKDILKGIRNYEKVIVEPDREKAIKRAVELADKGDIVAILGKGHEDYQEVKGIKYPFSDAQVVKKYI
- a CDS encoding energy transducer TonB, translated to MRFKVAFLLSVILHSFVIFAFLSFVPEPKYEERNTISVSLNNLKVEREKPPSVPQNTRVRAVKKKTPKRKKKTPKRVVVAKPTRVEKSALKSPVPKEATPETDVTMKNSKLTNQDEGKKETVQEDKIQEVLTQDTDNKPAEKPVEEPSPKASERDYGESFVKENLSLIREVVRSYLVYPPIARRMGWEGTVLVRFLFTPEGEIEELLVEKSSGFEILDSNALRAVRLAAKEFPKPERKVFVVLPIVYRLE
- a CDS encoding ExbD/TolR family protein, with the translated sequence MEEREFDYINVIPLVDIMLVLLTIVLTTATFIVQGEIPVNLPSAQSGETGKTHGAINITIKENGKLFLEEKEVHLAQLKEELKSLDREIGVNIRADREARIQNLVSVMDILNRLGFRKINMLVKKDEI
- the exbB gene encoding TonB-system energizer ExbB — its product is MEGIKELVDYGIIGVLVFMSVVSVAIAIERWLFLRSVRIKEFRTKQELEVALTKSLHIIATVGSNAPYVGLLGTVLGIMLTFYTIGSQGFVNTKEIMVGLALALKATAVGLLVAIPSVVFYNLLLRKVKVLLALWEAENGRERV
- a CDS encoding SCO family protein; amino-acid sequence: MVLLIAYMSSCSKKEEFNGVLYDKPAENFCLTGWSGSEKELCLGDFKGKVILLFFGYTRCPDVCPQSLQVLSEAFNELTPEERKMVRVIFVSLDSERDTPEYTQRYVEFFNENFIGLAGSREELRRISKSYKIFFKKVDITPHGGYLIDHTALIYLIDKGGKLKLLYPVTRQKPQLITQDIKRLL